The proteins below come from a single Chryseobacterium nepalense genomic window:
- a CDS encoding M16 family metallopeptidase, protein MTDKKYSETIHKDGNYEYITVSNDENNVRIYTLKNGLKVFIAQNFDAPRIQTYIPVRTGSNNDPADNTGLAHYLEHMMFKGTSKLGTQDWEKENELLSRISDLFEEHKATADPEKKKTIYRKIDELSQEASQYAIANEYDKAISSLGATGTNAHTWFDETVYKNNIPNNELEKWLKIEKERFSELVLRLFHTELESVYEEFNRAQDNDSRLVQYELMDALFPNHPNGQQTTLGKAEHLKNPSMKAIHKYFDEYYVPNNYAMVLVGDLDFDDTIKLVDQYFGTIPYRELPKKTAVTEKPITEIIERTVKSPTTPRVQLAWRTESYGTKEAMLADIVANILSNRGEAGLIDLNINQTQKLLWGQAFSVGLKQYGYFSIVAVPKETQTLDEAKNLVLEQVELVKKGNFPDWTLKAIINDFKVQRMKGLETADGLATNLYDTYIKGRTWEQELNEMDEYAAITKDEVVNFANQFFKDNYVIVKKEKGTNDKLIRVENPGITPVKINREAQSEFLREILAEKTEDIQPEFIDYQKEILTDSIKDKKLSFVKNKSNDIAQVHFIFPFGSDHDRDLGISTQVLQYLGTEKFSPDDLKKEFFKIGITNDFKTANDQLTISLAGLEENIPKGIELLQHWMKEVQPDQEIYNQFVETVLENRAAVKKDKARIMTALTNYTKLGSFSRFTDIISKEELENTNVEVFTERMKNLFRFPYQIFFYGRNFEGFKEYIGKYIETESLAIPEPKKYPEPETTGNVYFTNYDMVQMEMSRIGKGQMVDTGNFGKINVFNEYFGRGLSSIVFQEIRESKSLAYSAYVSYAANSELHHPDYITTYIGTQPDKLQIAVDTLTELMNELPEVPAQFENARNAALKQIASARVTRTNIFFNTLRLKKLNIYHDFRKDIYQQIEKLTFEDVKEFYNNYIKSVHFNTAIIGKKENLNMNAVSQMGTFKEVTLKDIFGH, encoded by the coding sequence ATGACAGATAAAAAATACAGTGAAACGATTCATAAAGATGGAAATTACGAATATATTACCGTTTCCAATGATGAAAATAACGTAAGAATTTATACTTTAAAAAACGGACTGAAGGTATTTATTGCCCAGAATTTTGACGCTCCGAGAATCCAGACTTATATTCCGGTACGCACGGGAAGCAATAATGATCCGGCCGATAATACCGGGCTTGCCCATTATCTTGAGCATATGATGTTTAAAGGGACTTCAAAACTCGGTACACAGGATTGGGAAAAAGAAAATGAGTTGCTGAGCCGGATTTCGGATTTGTTTGAAGAACATAAGGCAACGGCTGATCCGGAAAAGAAGAAAACCATTTACCGGAAGATAGATGAACTTTCTCAGGAAGCAAGCCAATATGCTATTGCAAATGAATATGACAAGGCAATTTCTTCATTAGGCGCTACGGGAACCAATGCTCACACCTGGTTTGATGAAACCGTTTATAAAAATAATATTCCCAATAATGAACTGGAAAAGTGGCTGAAAATTGAAAAAGAAAGATTTTCGGAGCTGGTGTTGAGACTTTTCCATACTGAGCTTGAATCGGTGTATGAAGAATTCAACAGGGCACAGGATAATGACTCCAGGCTGGTTCAATACGAACTGATGGACGCACTTTTTCCCAATCATCCCAACGGGCAGCAAACCACCCTGGGAAAGGCGGAACATCTGAAAAATCCTTCCATGAAAGCGATTCATAAATATTTTGATGAATATTACGTCCCGAATAATTATGCAATGGTTTTGGTAGGAGATCTTGATTTTGATGATACTATTAAACTTGTAGATCAGTATTTCGGAACAATTCCTTACCGGGAATTGCCTAAAAAAACTGCTGTTACAGAAAAGCCTATCACGGAAATTATAGAAAGAACCGTGAAAAGTCCTACCACACCAAGAGTTCAGCTCGCCTGGAGAACCGAAAGCTACGGAACAAAGGAAGCCATGCTTGCTGATATTGTAGCCAATATTTTGAGCAACAGGGGAGAGGCGGGATTGATAGACCTGAATATCAATCAGACCCAGAAACTGCTTTGGGGACAGGCATTTTCAGTAGGGTTAAAACAGTACGGATATTTCTCCATTGTTGCGGTTCCTAAAGAAACACAGACATTGGATGAAGCAAAAAATCTTGTGCTGGAACAGGTTGAACTGGTAAAAAAAGGAAACTTCCCGGACTGGACGCTAAAGGCCATCATTAATGATTTTAAAGTGCAGAGAATGAAGGGGCTGGAAACAGCAGACGGCTTGGCTACCAACCTTTACGATACCTACATCAAAGGCAGAACCTGGGAACAGGAACTGAATGAAATGGATGAATATGCAGCAATTACAAAGGATGAGGTAGTAAATTTTGCCAACCAATTTTTCAAAGACAACTACGTCATTGTTAAAAAAGAAAAAGGAACCAATGATAAGCTGATTCGTGTGGAAAATCCCGGAATCACACCGGTAAAGATCAACCGTGAAGCTCAATCTGAATTCCTCCGGGAGATTTTAGCTGAAAAAACGGAAGATATTCAGCCTGAGTTTATCGATTATCAGAAAGAGATTCTCACGGATAGTATTAAAGATAAAAAACTGAGTTTTGTAAAAAATAAAAGCAATGATATTGCCCAGGTGCATTTTATTTTTCCTTTTGGGAGCGATCATGACCGGGATCTTGGTATTTCCACTCAGGTTCTTCAATATTTAGGTACGGAAAAGTTTTCACCGGATGATCTTAAGAAGGAATTTTTTAAGATCGGAATTACCAATGATTTTAAAACGGCTAATGATCAGCTTACGATTTCACTGGCGGGACTTGAAGAAAATATTCCTAAAGGGATCGAGCTTCTCCAGCACTGGATGAAAGAAGTACAGCCGGATCAGGAAATTTATAACCAGTTTGTAGAAACAGTGCTTGAAAACCGTGCAGCAGTAAAAAAAGACAAAGCCCGTATCATGACGGCTTTAACGAATTATACCAAACTCGGCTCGTTTTCAAGGTTTACGGATATTATTTCAAAAGAAGAGCTTGAAAACACCAATGTTGAAGTTTTTACGGAAAGAATGAAGAATTTATTCAGGTTTCCATATCAGATCTTTTTTTACGGAAGAAACTTTGAAGGTTTTAAAGAATATATCGGAAAATATATCGAAACGGAAAGCCTGGCTATTCCCGAACCTAAAAAATATCCGGAGCCGGAAACTACGGGAAATGTTTATTTCACAAACTACGACATGGTACAGATGGAAATGAGCAGAATCGGAAAAGGACAAATGGTGGATACAGGAAATTTCGGAAAAATTAATGTATTCAATGAATATTTCGGAAGAGGTTTATCTTCGATTGTTTTCCAGGAAATCCGTGAAAGTAAAAGTCTTGCTTATTCTGCGTATGTTTCTTACGCTGCCAATTCGGAACTCCATCATCCTGATTATATCACAACGTATATCGGAACACAGCCGGATAAACTGCAGATTGCCGTAGATACTCTTACCGAACTGATGAATGAACTTCCTGAAGTTCCGGCACAGTTTGAAAACGCCAGAAATGCAGCCTTAAAGCAGATTGCTTCCGCGAGAGTTACCAGAACGAATATTTTCTTTAATACGTTACGACTCAAAAAACTTAATATTTATCATGATTTCAGAAAAGATATTTATCAGCAGATTGAAAAACTGACTTTTGAAGATGTTAAGGAATTTTATAATAATTACATTAAATCGGTCCATTTTAATACAGCTATTATCGGGAAAAAAGAAAACCTGAATATGAACGCTGTTTCTCAGATGGGAACTTTTAAAGAAGTAACATTAAAAGATATTTTTGGACATTAA
- the polA gene encoding DNA polymerase I gives MDATQDKRLFLIDAYAMIFRGYYALIRNPRLTSKGLDTSAIFGFTNSLIELIRREKPTHLAVVFDVGEASIRTGDFSEYKANRSETPEAIQNAIPYIHRILQAMHIPILGVPGYEADDVIGTIACKAEKEGYTTFMVTPDKDFAQLVTDKIKIYKPGLKGGDIEILGVDEVKAKYEIEDPKQVIDFLAMMGDSVDNIPGLDGVGEKTAMKFLKEFGNIETLLANTDKLKGKLKEKVEASAERGILSKKLATIICDAPVEFHQEQYDLETPDFEKVKEVFDEIEFRRLYENLYRAFSPAATGTVVVAEIDVTIAETPQQKVAQAVGQLDLFATYEELDQATSTKSTIEQNDHLYQFIDNPKAQKILVDNLLKQRVVCFDTETTSLNELEAELVGMSFSYKKGLAYYIPLSEDQGEVLQTLEIFRPFFEKEDLIKVAHNLKFDYKILKRYNITVKGAMFDTMIAHYLLNPDGRHGMDYLSEIYLGYKPVSIETIIGKKGKKQGNFRDADLRTQTDYAAEDADVTFQLYELFAPQLKKENLEDLFFKIEMPLMEVLAKMELAGISLDEKWLAQESVDLENDLKQLEAKIFELSGEEFNVNSPKQLGDILFEKLQLDPKAKKTKTGQYATSEDILQKLASKHEIIQHILEYRTYQKLKSTYVDALPSQIEKSDNRVHTNFSQTTAATGRLASVNPNLQNIPIRTLRGQQIRGAFVAGEGKKIISADYSQIELRLIAEISGEDNMIKAFQNGEDIHASTAARLFNIPLEEVSKIQRSQAKTVNFGILYGQGAFALAEQTGLSRSEAKQMIDAYYATYPKLKEYMAEQVKRAREIGYVETILGRKRHLKDINSNNFVVRGHAERNAVNAPIQGSAADVVKMAMIKIQKELEKEKLKTKMLLQVHDELVFEAPADEIDVATNIIKMEMENAIETQVPLLVEVGVGNNWLEAH, from the coding sequence ATGGACGCAACACAAGATAAAAGATTATTCCTGATCGATGCTTATGCAATGATTTTCAGAGGATATTATGCTCTGATCAGAAATCCGAGACTCACCAGCAAAGGCCTGGATACTTCAGCCATTTTCGGATTTACCAATTCCCTGATTGAATTGATCAGAAGGGAAAAGCCTACTCATCTTGCGGTGGTTTTTGATGTGGGTGAAGCCAGCATTAGAACGGGAGATTTTTCAGAATATAAAGCCAACAGGAGTGAAACACCGGAAGCCATCCAAAATGCGATTCCATACATCCACAGAATTCTGCAGGCCATGCATATTCCTATCCTGGGTGTTCCCGGTTATGAAGCGGATGATGTGATCGGAACCATTGCATGTAAAGCTGAAAAAGAAGGCTATACAACATTTATGGTAACTCCGGACAAAGATTTTGCACAGCTGGTTACCGATAAAATTAAAATTTACAAACCCGGATTAAAGGGCGGAGATATCGAAATTTTAGGCGTAGACGAAGTGAAAGCCAAATATGAAATTGAAGATCCTAAACAAGTCATAGATTTCCTGGCGATGATGGGAGATTCAGTCGATAATATTCCGGGACTTGATGGTGTGGGTGAAAAAACTGCGATGAAATTCCTGAAAGAGTTCGGAAATATTGAAACTCTTTTAGCCAACACCGACAAATTAAAAGGTAAATTAAAAGAAAAAGTAGAGGCTTCCGCCGAGCGTGGAATTTTGTCTAAAAAACTGGCCACCATTATCTGCGATGCCCCTGTGGAATTCCATCAGGAACAATATGATCTGGAGACTCCGGATTTTGAAAAGGTAAAAGAAGTTTTTGACGAAATAGAATTCAGAAGGCTGTATGAAAATCTTTACCGAGCCTTTTCTCCGGCCGCCACAGGAACTGTTGTGGTTGCAGAAATAGACGTTACCATTGCCGAAACTCCGCAGCAAAAAGTGGCACAGGCAGTGGGACAGCTTGATCTGTTTGCCACGTATGAAGAGCTGGATCAGGCCACATCTACCAAGTCTACCATCGAACAGAACGATCATCTGTATCAGTTTATCGATAATCCGAAAGCACAGAAAATCCTTGTCGACAATTTACTAAAACAACGGGTAGTCTGCTTTGATACCGAAACCACTTCTCTTAACGAACTTGAAGCCGAGCTGGTGGGGATGAGTTTCAGCTACAAAAAAGGTTTGGCCTATTATATTCCTCTTTCTGAAGATCAGGGTGAAGTATTGCAGACGCTTGAGATTTTCAGGCCGTTTTTCGAAAAGGAAGATCTGATTAAAGTAGCACATAATTTAAAATTCGATTATAAAATCCTGAAAAGATATAATATCACCGTGAAGGGCGCAATGTTCGACACGATGATCGCACATTATCTCCTGAATCCTGACGGAAGACACGGAATGGATTATCTTTCTGAAATATACCTGGGGTATAAACCTGTTTCCATTGAAACCATTATCGGTAAAAAGGGAAAAAAACAGGGAAATTTCAGGGATGCAGATCTCAGGACACAGACCGATTATGCGGCAGAAGATGCCGATGTCACTTTCCAGCTTTACGAACTTTTCGCCCCACAGCTTAAAAAGGAAAATTTAGAAGATCTTTTTTTCAAGATAGAAATGCCGCTGATGGAGGTTTTGGCTAAAATGGAGCTGGCCGGAATTTCCCTTGATGAAAAATGGCTTGCCCAGGAAAGTGTAGATCTGGAAAACGATCTGAAGCAGCTGGAAGCCAAAATTTTTGAACTTTCAGGAGAAGAATTCAACGTCAACTCTCCGAAACAGCTGGGAGATATCCTTTTCGAAAAGCTGCAGCTGGACCCGAAAGCCAAGAAAACGAAAACCGGACAATACGCGACTTCGGAAGATATCCTGCAGAAGCTTGCGTCCAAACATGAGATTATTCAGCATATCCTTGAATACAGAACGTATCAGAAATTAAAATCAACTTACGTTGATGCATTACCGTCACAGATTGAAAAATCGGACAACCGCGTTCATACGAATTTCTCACAGACTACTGCCGCAACGGGCCGTCTGGCGAGTGTCAATCCGAATCTTCAGAACATTCCGATCAGAACGTTGAGAGGCCAGCAGATCCGTGGTGCTTTTGTGGCGGGAGAAGGTAAAAAAATTATTTCTGCCGATTATTCACAGATCGAGCTTCGTCTTATTGCTGAAATTTCCGGAGAAGATAATATGATTAAGGCTTTCCAGAACGGAGAAGATATTCACGCTTCCACAGCGGCAAGGCTGTTTAATATTCCGCTTGAGGAGGTTTCAAAAATCCAGAGAAGCCAGGCGAAGACCGTCAACTTCGGGATTTTGTACGGACAGGGCGCTTTCGCTCTTGCAGAGCAGACCGGATTGTCCAGAAGTGAGGCGAAACAGATGATCGATGCGTATTATGCTACTTATCCGAAACTGAAAGAGTATATGGCAGAGCAGGTGAAAAGAGCCCGTGAAATCGGTTATGTGGAAACCATTCTGGGAAGAAAGCGTCATTTGAAAGATATCAATTCCAATAATTTTGTGGTTCGCGGACACGCCGAGAGAAATGCCGTAAATGCCCCGATTCAGGGAAGTGCCGCCGATGTGGTGAAGATGGCGATGATTAAAATTCAGAAAGAACTTGAAAAAGAAAAATTAAAAACCAAAATGCTGCTGCAGGTACATGACGAATTGGTTTTTGAAGCTCCGGCTGATGAAATCGATGTAGCCACCAACATCATTAAAATGGAAATGGAAAATGCTATTGAAACACAGGTTCCATTGCTGGTGGAAGTAGGTGTTGGGAATAATTGGCTGGAAGCGCATTGA
- a CDS encoding protein phosphatase 2C domain-containing protein produces the protein MKIYSVLQIGEYHINHCEDFLITKKIGSNKILCAVMDGCSTAMESQFASALFGKILRKISIEKGYEELYETSHVDSLEDELKAVLKELFKEIIVLKNHLMLDEKELLTTVILLLYDMKTDKGIILSIGDGLICIDGKITEFERDNKPDYLAYHLKENFDDWYNNQTQKIFFNQMKNVSIATDGISSFTAVKKTSHNEKIDPINYLLIDTDNIDSEEMLSQKLKKLEHYYGLKPTDDLAVIRINKYIIGTITARTVGK, from the coding sequence ATGAAGATATATTCCGTTCTGCAGATCGGTGAATACCATATCAATCATTGCGAAGATTTTTTGATTACAAAGAAAATAGGAAGCAATAAAATCTTGTGTGCTGTGATGGACGGATGCTCAACAGCCATGGAAAGTCAGTTTGCATCTGCCTTATTTGGCAAAATTTTGCGGAAAATAAGTATTGAAAAAGGATATGAAGAATTATACGAAACCAGCCATGTAGATAGTCTTGAAGACGAGTTGAAAGCTGTATTAAAAGAGCTCTTTAAAGAAATCATTGTTCTCAAAAATCATCTCATGCTCGATGAAAAAGAGCTGCTTACGACGGTAATTCTTCTTCTTTATGATATGAAAACGGATAAAGGAATCATTCTAAGCATCGGTGATGGTTTGATTTGTATCGATGGAAAAATCACTGAATTTGAAAGAGATAATAAACCTGATTATCTTGCTTATCATCTGAAGGAAAATTTTGATGACTGGTACAACAATCAGACTCAGAAAATATTTTTCAATCAGATGAAAAACGTTTCCATTGCGACAGATGGAATTTCTTCTTTTACAGCTGTTAAAAAGACCAGTCACAATGAGAAAATTGATCCGATTAATTATCTCCTGATAGATACAGATAATATTGATTCCGAAGAAATGCTTTCCCAAAAATTAAAAAAACTAGAACATTATTACGGATTGAAGCCTACTGACGATCTCGCTGTTATCAGGATTAATAAGTATATCATTGGCACTATAACGGCTCGAACAGTCGGTAAATAG
- a CDS encoding immunity 22 family protein: protein MHTDTLDFWVGNFNSEEDFYDFVEEDENYYLLEESDDIHISKFAASQNVVWLDHDFVEYGYEDGNKTIYEKFAAYSFAEQWLPILVNRLNEINLKFEVNAIIFLNKGQVPKPVSVENDFFSLTYVGGIEFSA, encoded by the coding sequence ATGCATACAGATACATTAGATTTTTGGGTAGGAAATTTTAACAGTGAAGAAGATTTTTATGATTTTGTGGAAGAAGATGAAAACTATTATCTCCTTGAAGAATCTGATGACATCCATATTTCAAAATTTGCCGCTTCACAGAATGTGGTGTGGCTTGATCATGATTTTGTAGAGTACGGCTATGAAGATGGAAACAAAACCATCTATGAAAAATTCGCCGCGTATTCTTTTGCCGAACAGTGGCTCCCGATATTGGTGAACAGGCTTAATGAGATCAATCTGAAATTTGAAGTGAATGCCATCATCTTCCTTAATAAAGGACAGGTTCCGAAGCCCGTTTCCGTTGAGAACGATTTTTTCTCTCTGACGTATGTTGGCGGCATTGAATTTAGTGCATAA
- a CDS encoding DUF6000 family protein, with translation MNNEFQEELNLHSAGAIIRHASVFNQLESHQNNFQLSKEFTDKWVLPLYMKIRNTHDLSWVDYLLELKNELTEDVTLALLGDFNWRTRTVGAYLSVLKNYESQIPIIGVHLLKSEVCYAGDLYALVLAYHNTPETIEYLHQYLEYYLQKPELDFDQQAVLEAVAYLDIINKTNNLSKYLKLWNKMLIEQGEISKVRNIQIAKIIEQQEGKGSSEKYLKSLDQVIINPELSVKHITEQIKFLQELKPYFD, from the coding sequence ATGAATAACGAGTTTCAGGAAGAATTAAATTTACATTCAGCAGGAGCAATAATAAGGCATGCTTCTGTTTTTAACCAGTTAGAAAGTCATCAGAATAATTTTCAGTTAAGTAAAGAGTTTACCGATAAATGGGTTCTTCCATTATATATGAAAATAAGAAATACCCATGACCTTTCGTGGGTAGATTATCTTCTGGAATTGAAAAATGAATTGACCGAAGATGTAACTTTAGCGCTCTTAGGAGATTTTAATTGGAGAACCAGAACAGTTGGAGCTTATCTGTCTGTATTGAAAAATTATGAAAGTCAAATACCCATCATTGGTGTTCATTTACTCAAAAGTGAAGTGTGCTATGCGGGAGATTTATATGCTCTGGTTCTTGCTTATCATAATACTCCTGAAACAATAGAATATCTTCATCAATATTTAGAATATTATTTGCAAAAACCTGAGCTTGACTTTGATCAGCAAGCTGTATTGGAAGCTGTAGCTTATCTTGACATTATCAATAAAACAAATAACCTTTCTAAATACTTGAAACTATGGAACAAGATGCTGATTGAACAAGGTGAAATTTCCAAAGTAAGAAATATTCAGATTGCTAAAATAATTGAACAGCAAGAAGGCAAAGGAAGTTCTGAAAAATATTTAAAAAGCTTGGATCAGGTCATTATAAATCCTGAATTGAGCGTTAAGCACATTACCGAACAAATCAAATTTTTACAGGAATTGAAACCTTATTTTGACTAA
- a CDS encoding YdeI/OmpD-associated family protein, whose amino-acid sequence MKPTFFSTPQKFRKWLEENHQSEKELLVGFYKVGTGKPSITWPESVDQALCFGWIDGVRRSVDEESYSIRFTPRKPTSIWSAVNIRKMEELTNAGLMTEAGEKAFQLRKEEKSAIYSHENETAALSPDFEKQFKDNKKAWAFFNNQAPSYKKVMLHWIMRAKQEKTRLSRLEKTIQESEAGKRIL is encoded by the coding sequence ATGAAACCAACCTTTTTTTCTACACCGCAGAAATTCAGAAAATGGCTTGAAGAAAACCATCAGTCAGAAAAAGAACTGCTGGTCGGATTTTACAAAGTCGGAACCGGGAAACCTTCCATAACTTGGCCGGAATCTGTAGATCAGGCTTTATGTTTCGGATGGATAGACGGCGTGCGGAGATCTGTTGATGAAGAAAGTTACAGCATCCGTTTTACACCGAGAAAACCGACAAGCATCTGGAGTGCCGTTAATATCAGGAAAATGGAAGAACTTACAAATGCAGGTCTCATGACAGAGGCCGGAGAAAAGGCTTTTCAGCTTAGAAAGGAAGAGAAATCAGCAATATACTCTCACGAAAATGAAACCGCTGCATTGAGTCCGGACTTTGAAAAACAATTTAAGGACAACAAAAAAGCCTGGGCATTTTTCAACAATCAGGCGCCTTCTTATAAAAAAGTAATGCTGCACTGGATCATGCGGGCGAAACAGGAAAAAACCAGATTGTCAAGATTGGAAAAGACGATTCAGGAAAGTGAAGCGGGAAAGAGAATTTTATAA
- a CDS encoding immunity 51 family protein, with translation MEAYNFETAIKPFFWVASEKTFSVCLNAGTYKPEIFEWRKDEGFEGNGYDWASLAKVFVEEKRPDLADEIKFDPEADMFCAYSNNPERLKEFVTDFKKTCEDEIQIQDLFLKAEID, from the coding sequence ATGGAAGCGTACAATTTTGAAACGGCAATCAAACCCTTTTTTTGGGTAGCCTCAGAAAAGACTTTTTCAGTATGTTTAAATGCAGGAACCTACAAACCCGAAATTTTCGAGTGGCGCAAAGATGAAGGTTTCGAAGGCAATGGATACGATTGGGCTTCACTTGCGAAAGTTTTTGTAGAAGAAAAAAGGCCCGATCTTGCAGATGAAATTAAATTTGATCCGGAAGCCGACATGTTTTGTGCCTATTCCAACAATCCGGAACGCTTAAAAGAATTTGTAACAGACTTTAAAAAAACCTGTGAAGATGAAATACAGATTCAGGATCTTTTCCTGAAAGCAGAAATAGATTAA
- the tssD gene encoding type VI secretion system tube protein TssD, producing the protein MATNSRGILKFNGGEGQKLLKLNYSVSRSTDVSGRVASDPSNALIKVTVEATEKSDILESLLNGKYKPTTGEITFNKSHEEGTLITLNWENGYVIQHEVDFDAVDENSMLISFIVSAETIDYGNSKYEGLWPSSGN; encoded by the coding sequence ATGGCAACAAATTCAAGAGGAATTTTAAAATTCAACGGAGGAGAAGGTCAAAAATTATTAAAGCTGAATTACAGTGTGTCAAGATCAACGGACGTATCTGGGAGAGTAGCTTCAGACCCATCAAACGCATTAATTAAAGTTACAGTAGAAGCCACTGAAAAATCAGATATCCTGGAAAGTTTACTGAACGGAAAATACAAACCTACAACAGGTGAAATTACATTTAACAAATCCCACGAAGAAGGCACATTGATCACATTAAACTGGGAAAACGGATATGTAATTCAGCATGAAGTAGATTTTGACGCTGTAGACGAAAACAGCATGCTGATCAGTTTCATTGTAAGTGCCGAAACAATCGACTACGGAAATTCTAAATACGAGGGTCTTTGGCCAAGCAGCGGTAACTAA